The proteins below come from a single Etheostoma spectabile isolate EspeVRDwgs_2016 chromosome 4, UIUC_Espe_1.0, whole genome shotgun sequence genomic window:
- the si:dkey-13a21.4 gene encoding ras-related protein rab7 — translation MSTDMNDRKSPVTLKIILIGNSGVGKSSFMNTYVNHRFTNMYRATIGTDFLSRTVNIGEDTVTLQIWDTAGTERFQSLGTPLYRGAHCCMLVFDVTCRASFSALEEWRKEFLIQGEPQDPSDFPFIVLGNKTDLSNREVSGRKALQWCEEIGAEYFEGSAKDDLDVEKPFLRAAQSGLQQYKKHTLENTGHFQITCKQPRETRNTCEC, via the exons ATGTCAACAGACATGAACGACAGAAAAAGTCCGGTTACACTGAAAATAATCCTCATAGGAAACTCCGG AGTGGGAAAGTCCTCCTTCATGAACACATATGTAAATCACCGCTTCACCAACATGTACCGGGCCACGATAGGGACTGACTTCCTCTCCAGAACAGTCAACATAGGGGAAGACACGGTCACCCTGCAG ATCTGGGACACGGCGGGTACAGAGAGGTTCCAGTCTCTGGGCACACCTCTGTACAGAGGAGCTCACTGCTGCATGCTGGTATTTGATGTCACGTGCAGAGCTAGTTTCTCTGCCCTGGAGGAGTGGAGGAAGGAGTTTCTGATCCAGGGAGAGCCTCAGGACCCATCCGACTTCCCTTTCATTGTGCTGGGCAACAAGACTGACCTGAGCAACCGGGAG GTGTCTGGCAGGAAGGCCTTACAGTGGTGTGAGGAAATAGGAGCAGAATACTTTGAAGGAAGCGCAAAAGATGATCTAGATGTGGAAAAGCCATTCTTGAGAGCGGCTCAGAGCGGCTTGCAACAG tacaaaaaacacacattggaaaatacAGGACATTTCCAGATAACCTGCAAACAGCCGAGAGAAACTCGCAACACTTGTGAGTGCTGA